A part of Onthophagus taurus isolate NC chromosome 7, IU_Otau_3.0, whole genome shotgun sequence genomic DNA contains:
- the LOC111418858 gene encoding pleckstrin homology domain-containing family F member 2, producing MVDRLVNSEANTRRIAIVENGFGSSGQPLAVPGRVLVGEGVLTKMCRKKPKPRQFFLFNDILVYGNVIINKKKYNKQHIIPLEEVKLESIKDDNANQNGWLIRTASKSFAVYAATATEKQEWMAHINKCIDDLLRKSGKKAVEVHAAVWVPDGDAPVCMHCKKTQFTLLNRRHHCRKCGAVVCGPCSNKRYLLPNQSSKPLRVCLYCYGILSAKDNGPPMMDGVKNAGGTESSGEEDSDDEEENAKPGTHEVPTFYGDNDRSE from the exons TTAACAGCGAGGCGAATACCCGTCGAATAGCTATCGTCGAGAATGGTTTTGGAAGTTCAGGAcaa CCTCTTGCAGTACCAGGTCGTGTACTGGTTGGAGAAGGAGTCTTAACAAAAATGTGCAGAAAGAAACCGAAACCGCGtcaattctttttattcaACGATATTTTGGTATACggaaatgtaataattaataagaaaaaatacaacaaacaaCACATCATTCCTTTAGAGGAAGTGAAATTAGAAAGTATTAAAGATGATAATg CTAATCAAAATGGATGGTTAATTCGTACAGCTTCCAAGTCATTTGCTGTTTATGCAGCTACAGCTACTGAAAAACAAGAATGGATGGCCCACATTAATAAGTGTATAGATGATCTATTAAGAAaaa gTGGAAAGAAAGCTGTAGAAGTACATGCCGCTGTATGGGTTCCTGATGGTGATGCCCCAGTTTGCATGCATTGCAAGAAAACACAGTTCACTCTTTTAAACAGAAGG CATCATTGTCGTAAGTGTGGTGCTGTTGTGTGTGGTCCATGCTCAAACAAGCGATATCTTTTACCAAATCAAAGTTCCAAACCCTTACGTGTTTGCCTTTATTGTTATGGAATATTAAGCGCGAAAGATAATGGCCCTCCAATGATGGATGGGGTTAAAAATGCTGGTGGTACAGAATCATCAGGTGAAGAAGATTCAGACGATGAAGAGGAAAATGCAAAACCTGGTACTCATGAAGTG